One window from the genome of Hyphomonas neptunium ATCC 15444 encodes:
- a CDS encoding bifunctional 2-C-methyl-D-erythritol 4-phosphate cytidylyltransferase/2-C-methyl-D-erythritol 2,4-cyclodiphosphate synthase codes for MTETVAIIVAGGRGQRAGAERPKQWQMLLGKRVIDWSIAAFVDHPQISQVVIVAGDELGDCSAEPKIIQAKPGNTRTQSVLSGLAAATISEDATVVIHDAARPGIDAATISSLIARLQDPSVSGAAPAMPVADALKTNSGQSWTNVDRTGLVRVQTPQAFRLGEIRAALSAAGPDLVDDLTAIEAAGGRVEIVSGSARLTKITYPEDFDMLARLLSPTGAPRIGKGYDVHEFEAGDHVTLCGVAIPHIAKLKGHSDADAAWHALTDAILGAVALGDIGDHFPPSDPQWKGADSGLFLKEAQRLAEAKGYVIANCDITVICEAPKVKPHREAMRARTAELLGLPLDAVSVKATTTEGLGFTGRREGIAAEAVALLMPKG; via the coding sequence ATGACCGAGACCGTCGCCATAATCGTTGCCGGAGGCCGGGGCCAGCGCGCAGGCGCAGAGCGCCCGAAACAGTGGCAAATGCTGCTGGGAAAGCGGGTGATCGACTGGTCAATTGCCGCATTTGTGGACCATCCGCAGATCTCGCAAGTGGTGATCGTGGCGGGGGATGAGCTGGGTGACTGTTCCGCGGAGCCCAAAATTATTCAAGCAAAACCGGGCAATACGCGCACCCAATCTGTGCTGAGCGGGCTGGCGGCGGCGACTATTTCGGAAGACGCCACTGTCGTTATACATGATGCTGCGCGGCCGGGTATTGATGCGGCAACTATCTCCAGCCTGATCGCGCGCCTGCAGGACCCATCTGTGTCAGGCGCGGCCCCCGCGATGCCAGTTGCGGACGCTTTGAAGACAAACTCGGGACAAAGCTGGACAAATGTGGACAGGACCGGCCTCGTCCGGGTCCAGACACCGCAGGCCTTCCGCCTCGGCGAGATCCGCGCGGCGCTTTCCGCGGCCGGTCCCGATCTGGTCGATGACCTGACCGCCATCGAGGCTGCCGGCGGGAGGGTCGAGATCGTCTCCGGCTCGGCGCGGCTGACCAAGATCACTTACCCAGAGGATTTCGACATGCTGGCCCGCCTCCTCTCCCCCACCGGCGCCCCGCGCATCGGCAAGGGCTATGACGTGCATGAGTTTGAGGCGGGGGATCATGTCACCTTGTGCGGGGTGGCCATTCCCCACATCGCCAAACTCAAGGGCCATTCGGACGCGGACGCGGCCTGGCATGCGCTGACCGATGCGATCCTTGGCGCGGTGGCGCTGGGGGATATTGGGGATCACTTTCCGCCATCGGACCCGCAGTGGAAGGGGGCTGACAGTGGCCTCTTTCTCAAAGAGGCCCAGAGGCTCGCCGAGGCGAAGGGCTATGTCATCGCCAATTGCGACATCACGGTGATCTGTGAAGCGCCCAAGGTGAAGCCCCACCGCGAGGCGATGCGGGCGCGGACGGCGGAGCTGCTCGGGCTGCCGCTGGACGCTGTGAGCGTGAAGGCGACGACGACGGAGGGGCTGGGCTTTACCGGGCGGCGCGAGGGGATTGCGGCGGAGGCTGTGGCGCTGCTGATGCCGAAGGGGTGA
- a CDS encoding enoyl-CoA hydratase/isomerase family protein, translated as MDDILITEKRGHVTVLTLNRPEAMNSLDYELYDALENAVRTSDARAIVITGSGTRAFCAGDDVKKILSKGAPVTPERAAKAKDTGGLTPAADALLHTDIPVIAAINGFALGWGAELAIMADMRVMSDTAKIGEIFVTRGLCCDAPGLGRLAQLVGREKASELLFTGDVIDAAEAKAIGLVGRVVAPGDLMPTALALAEKIAANPPQAVKSLKAGLRRTLDPDWRDTGKWAITEIRRLMQTADAKESAAAFIEKRTPVFTGN; from the coding sequence ATGGACGATATTCTGATCACCGAGAAACGCGGGCACGTGACGGTGCTGACGCTGAACCGACCTGAGGCGATGAATTCGCTCGATTATGAGCTTTATGACGCGCTGGAGAATGCGGTGCGCACCTCGGACGCGCGGGCGATTGTGATTACGGGGTCTGGCACGCGGGCGTTCTGCGCCGGGGACGATGTGAAGAAGATCCTCTCCAAGGGCGCGCCGGTGACGCCGGAGCGGGCGGCCAAGGCGAAAGATACCGGCGGGCTGACGCCTGCGGCCGACGCCCTTCTGCATACGGATATTCCGGTGATTGCGGCGATCAATGGCTTTGCGCTCGGCTGGGGCGCGGAGCTGGCGATCATGGCGGATATGCGGGTGATGTCTGACACCGCCAAGATCGGCGAGATTTTCGTGACGCGGGGGCTCTGCTGTGACGCGCCGGGGCTCGGGCGGCTGGCCCAGCTTGTGGGCCGCGAGAAGGCAAGCGAGCTGCTGTTCACCGGGGACGTGATTGACGCGGCCGAGGCCAAGGCGATTGGCCTGGTGGGCCGGGTGGTGGCGCCGGGGGACCTTATGCCGACGGCGCTGGCACTGGCGGAGAAGATCGCGGCGAACCCGCCCCAAGCGGTCAAATCGCTGAAAGCCGGTTTGCGCCGGACGCTGGACCCGGATTGGCGCGATACGGGCAAATGGGCGATTACCGAAATCCGCCGCCTGATGCAGACCGCCGACGCGAAGGAAAGCGCCGCGGCCTTCATCGAAAAGCGAACGCCGGTCTTCACGGGCAACTGA
- a CDS encoding CinA family protein, with the protein MFPDRLRNLAMLVLDDAERARLKIVTAESCTGGLVAALLTDIAGSSSVFERGFVTYSNKAKEEMLGVPGDVLADFGAVSEPVARMMAEGAMANSRANISVAITGVAGPGGGTRMKPVGTVHIACARENRAVLHEMLQLGDIGREGIRMAAVETALNLIQAQTR; encoded by the coding sequence ATGTTTCCAGATCGCCTTCGTAACCTCGCCATGCTGGTGCTCGATGATGCCGAGCGGGCCCGCCTGAAGATCGTGACCGCAGAGAGCTGTACCGGGGGGCTCGTCGCGGCGCTGCTGACCGATATTGCCGGCTCCTCCTCCGTGTTCGAGAGGGGCTTTGTGACCTATTCCAACAAGGCCAAGGAAGAGATGCTGGGCGTGCCCGGCGATGTGCTGGCCGATTTCGGGGCGGTCTCCGAGCCGGTGGCGCGGATGATGGCCGAAGGCGCGATGGCCAACAGCCGGGCGAACATCTCCGTGGCGATTACCGGCGTTGCGGGGCCGGGCGGCGGTACACGGATGAAACCTGTGGGCACCGTCCACATCGCCTGCGCGCGGGAGAACCGGGCCGTGCTGCACGAAATGCTGCAACTGGGCGACATTGGCCGCGAGGGCATCCGCATGGCGGCGGTTGAGACGGCGCTGAACTTGATTCAGGCGCAGACGCGGTAG
- a CDS encoding IS481-like element ISHne2 family transposase has translation MGWRRTDPMNERVEFIAAWLKGEDSVTGLSVRFDISRKTAYKWIERYKAAGPAGLYDVSRAPLCPAGGTPPELASRVVTLRRAHPAWGPRKLKARLEMDDPGVAWPAASTIGDILKREGLVSPRRFRRRAAPMTTPFAQAHAPNDVWCMDFKGWWRTGDGQRCEPFTVSDALSRYLLVCQPVARTGYDTVWPVLAKAFRDHGLPRAIRSDNGPPFGSVAAGGLSRLAVNFVKMGIFPERITPGKPQENGRHERLHLTLKREAADPVSRTLRAQAARLVRFRKSYNHERPHEALGQKPPAAVYVPSPRVWDGKLRAPDYPGATETRAVRHAGTIRWRGAEPFISEVLIGERVGLFRTGEDQYDVYFGPILLGHIDPKKRMNRIKPGRPRNIP, from the coding sequence ATGGGTTGGAGGCGGACAGATCCGATGAACGAGCGTGTTGAGTTCATCGCGGCGTGGCTGAAGGGTGAGGACAGTGTGACAGGGCTGTCTGTGCGGTTCGATATATCGCGCAAGACGGCCTACAAATGGATTGAGCGTTACAAGGCTGCGGGGCCAGCGGGGCTTTATGATGTGTCTCGAGCCCCGCTTTGCCCGGCGGGCGGCACGCCACCGGAGCTGGCGTCCCGTGTGGTGACGCTCCGGCGGGCGCATCCTGCCTGGGGGCCGCGCAAGTTGAAGGCGCGTCTGGAGATGGATGATCCGGGTGTTGCCTGGCCAGCGGCTTCGACGATCGGTGACATTCTCAAGCGCGAAGGGCTTGTATCTCCGCGGCGGTTTCGCCGGCGCGCGGCGCCGATGACAACGCCCTTTGCGCAGGCGCATGCCCCCAACGATGTCTGGTGCATGGACTTCAAGGGCTGGTGGCGTACGGGCGATGGCCAACGCTGTGAGCCGTTCACGGTCTCGGACGCCCTGAGCCGGTATCTTCTGGTCTGCCAGCCTGTCGCGCGCACGGGCTATGATACGGTCTGGCCGGTACTGGCAAAGGCGTTCCGGGACCACGGCCTGCCGCGCGCCATCCGGTCAGACAATGGTCCGCCTTTCGGGTCTGTGGCGGCCGGGGGCCTGTCCCGTCTGGCGGTCAACTTTGTGAAGATGGGCATCTTCCCGGAACGGATCACCCCTGGAAAGCCGCAGGAGAATGGGCGCCATGAGCGTCTGCATCTGACCCTGAAGCGCGAAGCGGCCGATCCGGTCTCCCGCACACTTCGGGCGCAGGCCGCGCGCCTTGTCCGGTTCCGGAAATCCTACAATCATGAGCGTCCGCATGAGGCGCTCGGCCAGAAACCCCCGGCGGCGGTCTATGTGCCAAGCCCGCGCGTATGGGACGGCAAGCTTCGCGCCCCGGACTATCCTGGCGCCACCGAAACCCGCGCGGTCAGGCACGCCGGCACCATTAGATGGCGCGGCGCGGAACCCTTCATCTCCGAAGTGCTGATCGGGGAGCGCGTTGGCCTCTTCCGGACCGGCGAAGACCAATACGACGTCTACTTCGGCCCCATCCTCCTCGGACACATCGACCCGAAAAAACGCATGAACCGCATCAAGCCTGGCAGACCACGGAACATACCATGA